From Candidatus Zixiibacteriota bacterium:
CGCGGAAGCGCGAAAGCGAGATCCCGCAAGAGGCGATCATCGGAATCGTCTATGCCGTTGCCACCGCCGCCGCCGTCCTGGCGGTGGCGCGGCAACCGGAGGGGGCGGAACACATCAAGGCGATTCTGGTCGGGTCGGTGCTGACAGTGACTCCGCCGGCGGTCGGCAAGACCGCCGCCCTGTATGCCATTATCGGCTTGTTGCATTGGCGTTGGCGGCGGCCGATATGGCGGATCACCACCGATCCCGAGGGGGCGGGCCGTGACGGTCTCTCGGTCCGCCTCTGGGATTTTCTGTTCTATGGAACCTTTGCGTTCGTGGTCACTTCGTCGGTGCAGATCGTCGGTGTGCTGTTGGTCTTTGCGCTGTTGGTTGTGCCGGGGGCGGCGGCGATTCTCGCCGGATATCGAGGCGCCTCAACGCGACTGGTGTTCGGTTGGATCTTCGGCGTCGTGATCTGCGTCGGCGGGATGCTGATTTCGTTTCTGGCCAACTGGCCGCCGGGGGCGACGATTGTGACGTTGTTCGGGGCGGCGTTGGTCCTGACCGGTCTGGTCACGCGGCGGGGTGCCAGCGGCTGACCCGACCCTGTCTATAACGGGTGGCGGTGAAGCCGGGCCAAGCGTTTTTCGCTTGACATGTTTATGGGCATATGCTCATAATGCGGTCGGGGAGAGGCGCAGACGATGCCCAGGCCACAATGTCGCCGACGAATCGGGTGTTCCCCGGGAGCCAGGTACTTCAAGCCGAGAGGCGTCCCGCTGAACGCTCTGGCTGAAGTCCTGATGACGTTGGACGAGCTCGAGGCCATGCGTCTGGCCGACGCGGATGGACTCTACCACGAGGAGGCGGCGACACGGATGGGCGTGTCGCGCCAGACCTTCGGGCGGATCATCGAGTCCGCGCGCCGGAAAGCCGCCGATACCCTGTGTCACGGCAAAGCCCTTCGGATCGAAGGAGGTGAAATCGAGATGGTGGCCGGACGACTTTTCCGTTGCAATGCTTGCGGACACGAGTGGGAAGTGCCGTATGGAACAGCGCGCCCGTCGGCCTGCCCGCAGTGCCAGTCGGTGAATATCCAACGTTCGCCGAAGGACCAGGGGCATGGCCGGCGGCACGGCCAGGGTCAGCGGGGACGCGCCCGCTGCGGCCAGAGAACCCGTTGAGAGGGTACTCGGGGCGGGGATCCGGCATCCCGTGTTGTGAATGAAGCCGGCAGGGTTGTGCTCGCCGTTCACGGCGGTTGCGGCCGTCGGGGGCACAGCATTCGGGAGAAGGGAGAAATCGTGAAAGTCGCAGTGGCGTCCGACGACGGGCAGACGGTAGCGTCCCATCTGGGGAAGGTGCGCGGGTTCGTGATCTGCCGCGTGGAGAACGGGTACATCATCGACCGTGAATATCGCATCAACTCCTTCACCGGGCATGCGCGTGCGGCGGCCGGCATGGCCCGTGCCGCCAACCGGCACGGGCCGATCCTGGAGGCCCTCGCCGATTGCGCCGTGGTCGTGTCCGGAGGGATGGGGCAGAGGATCCGTGATGATCTGGCCCAAAGCGGGATCGATGTGATCGTGACCGACGAAGGAAATGTCGACGAGGCGGTCCATCGTCTGATCATCGGCGCCTTGGCGGACAGGACAGGGCCCGGTTGCGATCATCATTACGGTGAAGGGGACAAGTGCGGCACATGAGACGGACACGGGCACGTGTTGCCGCCGGCGGTCGGGTCGCATCGAAAGTCATCGACCCCGCGGCGTCCGCCGGCGCCACGGAGTCGCTGGCCGCCGTTGTGCACCCCTACTGTGTCGCCTGCAGCTCCGCCAACGCCCGCAGTCTGGGGTTGCGCTATGTCCGCACCGGGCCTCAGGCGGTCGAGGCCACCTTCGATTGCGGGAGGGACCTTGAGGGATATCCGTGTGTCGTGCATGGAGGCATCGTGGCGCTGATTGTGGACAGCGCCATGACCAACTGCCTGTTCGCTTGCGGTCACATCGCGATGACGGCGGAATTGACCATCCGATACCATGCGCCCATTCGTACCGGGTACACTGCGATCGTGCGTGCCATGATCAAGGAGTCGACGACGCGCCTTCATATTGTGGAGGGGACAATCACACAGGAGGACGAATCGAAAGTAACTGCTACCGGCAAGTTCCTGACCGGTGGTCAGTGATCACGGCGCGACGACATCCCCTGCCGAACGGGAGCGGCGATCGTCGTTCGCGACCGGGGCAGGAGGAGGGCCAGCGGAGGAGACGATGGAAGTCAGGGCTGTCGGCATCATTCACTCACCGTTTCAGGAGATATCAGGGACTCCGATTCAACCGACCTACGCCGGAGACACGGAAGGCGTCGTTGAGGTGTTCCCCGAATTCGAAAGTGCGCTTTCCGATCTGATTGGGTACGAGCGCATCTGGCTGCTTTACTGGTTTGACCGCGCTGGCCCGATGCGCCTGCATGTGGTTCCGTTCCGGGACACGACGGAGCGTGGTCTGTTCTCGACACGTGCCCCCTGCCGTCCCAATCCGATCGGGCTCTCGTGCGTGCGGCTCCTTTCTGTGGCGGACTGTTTCGTACGTGTGGCCGGGATCGACGTGCTGGACAAGACACCATTACTCGACATTAAGCCGTACATCCCCGATTTCGACGGATATCCGGAGTGCCGCGCTGGTTGGCATGCGGCATCGGCGAGCGCACGCAAGCAAGCGGATGATCGGTTCCGTCCCTGATGTCCGGGTCTTCTGGTCGTCTGATGGTGCGACAGCAGAAGCGTCTGGTGACGACGTCGCCCCGACTACAACCTCGAGGGGCGGTCGTGGGGCGATCCTGGTAATCACCCTGTCAATCTGCGCCTCGGCGACAGGATGGGCGCGGTCCATTGCCACAGCCTTGGGAACGGCAACCGGTACGGGTGTAACTCTTCCATACCTCATCCCGTATTGTCGGGGCGCGTGAAAGGGGGACGCCAACGGAGGACCTGTCATGCCATTCGTCCACAAGATGAAACGAGCCATCTCCCGAGCAGTGGTCGGGACAGCCCTGGTCTTTACGTCGGCATCGGCCCAGGATCGGGTCATTGACCTGAGATTCAGCGTGCCGCCCGCATCGGACTCGGAGATTCCACGAACACTGCAGAGTGTGGTGAAGGTGCAGGGCACCGGCGGGCTCTATCGGGACGGCCTCTATCTGATGAGTCACTTCGGCGATCGTGAGGAGATCTTTCGACGCGAGAACCATAGGGCAATTGACAATCGCTGGAGGGAGGACACGTGGCGCTATTGCAGCATATTCTCCGCCGCCGCCGGCAGCTCCACGATCATGGGCAGGAACTGGGACAATCAAAACATGGGCTCGATCATCGTCAGTGTCTATCACCCCCCGAGAGGATACTCCTCAATATCCTTCGGCAGGGCCATTGATGTCGGTTTCTCGCTAAACACGGACTTGGAGCAGCTCAAGTCGAGCGGGCTGGGCAAGAAGCTGCTCTTGGCGCCATTCTACGCAACCGACGGGATCAATGAACGTGGTCTGGCCGTCGCGGTCACCGGTGTGAGG
This genomic window contains:
- a CDS encoding metal ABC transporter permease, producing the protein MSEALSIMLWPILACIVLTGIHVYFGAHVIRRGVIFVDLSLAQVAAFGSTVGFLVGLDLESVGAYFISLAFALLGAFIFALARKRESEIPQEAIIGIVYAVATAAAVLAVARQPEGAEHIKAILVGSVLTVTPPAVGKTAALYAIIGLLHWRWRRPIWRITTDPEGAGRDGLSVRLWDFLFYGTFAFVVTSSVQIVGVLLVFALLVVPGAAAILAGYRGASTRLVFGWIFGVVICVGGMLISFLANWPPGATIVTLFGAALVLTGLVTRRGASG
- a CDS encoding DUF134 domain-containing protein translates to MPRPQCRRRIGCSPGARYFKPRGVPLNALAEVLMTLDELEAMRLADADGLYHEEAATRMGVSRQTFGRIIESARRKAADTLCHGKALRIEGGEIEMVAGRLFRCNACGHEWEVPYGTARPSACPQCQSVNIQRSPKDQGHGRRHGQGQRGRARCGQRTR
- a CDS encoding NifB/NifX family molybdenum-iron cluster-binding protein; the protein is MKVAVASDDGQTVASHLGKVRGFVICRVENGYIIDREYRINSFTGHARAAAGMARAANRHGPILEALADCAVVVSGGMGQRIRDDLAQSGIDVIVTDEGNVDEAVHRLIIGALADRTGPGCDHHYGEGDKCGT
- a CDS encoding PaaI family thioesterase → MRRTRARVAAGGRVASKVIDPAASAGATESLAAVVHPYCVACSSANARSLGLRYVRTGPQAVEATFDCGRDLEGYPCVVHGGIVALIVDSAMTNCLFACGHIAMTAELTIRYHAPIRTGYTAIVRAMIKESTTRLHIVEGTITQEDESKVTATGKFLTGGQ
- the tsaA gene encoding tRNA (N6-threonylcarbamoyladenosine(37)-N6)-methyltransferase TrmO, with product MEVRAVGIIHSPFQEISGTPIQPTYAGDTEGVVEVFPEFESALSDLIGYERIWLLYWFDRAGPMRLHVVPFRDTTERGLFSTRAPCRPNPIGLSCVRLLSVADCFVRVAGIDVLDKTPLLDIKPYIPDFDGYPECRAGWHAASASARKQADDRFRP
- a CDS encoding linear amide C-N hydrolase; protein product: MKVQGTGGLYRDGLYLMSHFGDREEIFRRENHRAIDNRWREDTWRYCSIFSAAAGSSTIMGRNWDNQNMGSIIVSVYHPPRGYSSISFGRAIDVGFSLNTDLEQLKSSGLGKKLLLAPFYATDGINERGLAVAVTGVRETTHKTGNNSQLIFVTFLVRKLLDQTRSVDEAVNLVQQYILFDLDQNSLNTHFFVADSSGRSVILEYADDRWRETYGDKPWQALTNQSIYNASDTDSRGRCRRYRSTK